Proteins from a single region of Streptomyces spinoverrucosus:
- a CDS encoding aldo/keto reductase, with amino-acid sequence MSSKVPPIILNNGVEMPQLGFGVWQVPDDEAERAVATALEAGYRSIDTAAIYGNEEGTGKAIAASGVPREELFVTTKLWNSDQGYDSTLRAFDVSLDKLGLDYVDLYLIHWPSPAKGKYVDTYKAFEKLHSDGRIKAIGVSNFLTEHLERLIAETSVIPAVNQIELHPHLQQHAAREFHAEQGIATEAWSPLGSGKGLLEVPAIVAIAQKHNRTPAQVVLRWHLQLGNVVIPKSVTPSRIKENIDVFDFSLDTEDLAAISALNEDRRLGPDPATFEMG; translated from the coding sequence GTGAGCAGCAAGGTCCCCCCGATCATCCTCAACAACGGCGTCGAGATGCCCCAGCTGGGCTTCGGCGTGTGGCAGGTGCCGGACGACGAGGCGGAGCGGGCGGTCGCCACGGCGCTGGAGGCCGGGTACCGCAGCATCGACACAGCGGCGATCTACGGCAACGAAGAGGGCACCGGCAAGGCCATCGCCGCGTCCGGAGTCCCGCGCGAGGAGCTTTTCGTCACCACCAAGCTCTGGAACAGCGACCAGGGGTACGACTCCACCCTCCGCGCCTTCGACGTCTCCCTCGACAAGCTCGGCCTGGACTACGTGGACCTGTACCTGATCCACTGGCCGAGCCCGGCGAAGGGCAAGTACGTCGACACCTACAAGGCGTTCGAGAAGCTGCACTCCGACGGCCGGATCAAGGCGATCGGCGTCTCCAACTTCCTGACGGAGCACCTTGAGCGGCTGATCGCCGAGACGTCCGTCATCCCGGCCGTCAACCAGATCGAGCTGCACCCGCACCTGCAGCAGCACGCCGCCCGGGAGTTCCACGCGGAGCAGGGCATCGCCACCGAGGCCTGGTCGCCGCTGGGCTCGGGCAAGGGCCTGCTGGAAGTCCCGGCGATCGTCGCCATCGCCCAGAAGCACAACCGCACGCCCGCCCAGGTCGTGCTGCGCTGGCACCTCCAGCTCGGCAACGTGGTGATCCCCAAGTCCGTGACGCCGTCCCGGATCAAGGAGAACATCGACGTCTTCGACTTCAGCCTGGACACCGAGGACCTCGCGGCGATCAGCGCCCTGAACGAGGACCGCCGCCTCGGCCCGGACCCGGCCACGTTCGAGATGGGCTGA
- a CDS encoding bile acid:sodium symporter family protein, translating into MPIDPYILLLLGTVGLAALLPARGTAADVASGASTAAIAFLFFLYGARLSTREALDGLRHWRLHVTVLACTFVVFPLLGLAARGLVPVFLTHSLWAGLLFLTLVPSTIQSSIAFTSIARGNVPAAICAGSFSSLAGIVITPLLAASLLGSGAGGFNADSIIKIVLQLLVPFLAGQLLRRWIGGFVARHKKGLGYVDRGSILLVVYTAFSEGMVHGVWHQVSPVRLAGLLAVEAVLLAVMLALTWYGAKALGFNREDRIAIQFAGSKKSLASGLPMASVLFGAQASLAVLPLMLFHQMQLMVCAVIAKRRSHDPREEVTRPASASGSRTAVGTGSRSG; encoded by the coding sequence ATGCCGATCGACCCGTACATCCTGCTGTTGCTCGGGACGGTGGGCCTCGCGGCGCTCCTCCCGGCCCGGGGTACGGCCGCCGACGTGGCCTCCGGCGCCTCCACCGCGGCGATCGCCTTCCTCTTCTTCCTCTACGGCGCCCGCCTGTCCACCCGCGAGGCGCTGGACGGACTCAGGCACTGGCGGCTCCACGTCACCGTCCTGGCCTGCACCTTCGTCGTCTTCCCGCTGCTCGGACTGGCCGCCCGCGGACTGGTCCCGGTGTTCCTGACCCACTCCCTGTGGGCCGGCCTGCTCTTCCTCACCCTGGTCCCGTCGACCATCCAGTCGTCGATCGCGTTCACCTCGATCGCCCGCGGCAACGTGCCCGCCGCGATCTGCGCCGGCTCCTTCTCCTCCCTCGCGGGCATCGTCATCACCCCGCTGCTCGCCGCGTCGCTGCTGGGCAGCGGTGCGGGCGGGTTCAACGCCGACTCGATCATCAAGATCGTGCTGCAACTGCTGGTGCCGTTCCTCGCCGGGCAGCTGCTGCGGCGCTGGATCGGCGGTTTCGTCGCCCGCCACAAGAAGGGCCTCGGATACGTCGACCGAGGCTCGATCCTCCTCGTCGTGTACACCGCGTTCAGCGAGGGCATGGTCCACGGCGTCTGGCACCAGGTCAGCCCCGTCCGGCTGGCCGGGCTGCTCGCCGTGGAGGCGGTGCTGCTCGCCGTGATGCTCGCCCTGACCTGGTACGGCGCCAAGGCACTCGGTTTCAACCGGGAGGACCGCATCGCCATCCAGTTCGCCGGGTCGAAGAAGTCGCTGGCCTCCGGCCTGCCGATGGCGAGTGTGCTGTTCGGCGCGCAGGCCTCGCTGGCCGTGCTGCCGCTGATGCTCTTCCACCAGATGCAGCTGATGGTGTGCGCGGTGATCGCCAAGCGCCGCTCCCACGACCCGCGCGAAGAGGTCACTCGGCCGGCTTCAGCCTCAGGGTCACGAACCGCGGTCGGTACAGGGTCACGTTCCGGCTGA
- a CDS encoding AMP-dependent synthetase/ligase, with amino-acid sequence MREFSNPPLALAPPVGGLADVVFEHAQDDPLHIALGRKDDAGRWRDVTSAEFRDEVLALAKGLLAEGIRFGDRVAIMSRTRYEWTLFDFALWTIGAQVVPIYPTSSAEQCYWMLYDAEVTAAIVEHEDHSMTIATVIDRLPRLRRLWQLDAGAVQELYDAGAHLDDEVVHRHRKAVTPDTVATVIYTSGTTGRPKGCVISHGNFMYEADTVIERWEPVFHSKKGDEAATLLFLPLAHVFGRMVEVAAIRGKVRFGHQPQLNAAALLPDLAAFKPTFFLAVPYIFEKVFNAARRKAEREGKAGPFGKAVDIAVRYADAVEAKAWGVGPGPSTALRMQHQLFDKLVYSKVREAMGGRVRHAMSGGSAMDRRLGLFFAGAGVQIYEGYGLTESTAAATANPPERTRYGTVGQPIPGVAVHIADDGEIWLRGGNVFQGYLNNPKATDETLHDGWLATGDLGSLDEDGYLTITGRKKEILVTSGGKSVAPGLLEERVRDHPLVAQCILVGNDRPYVAALVTLDQEAVEHWLQMRKKPRLTPAELVRDPDLETEVRRAVVAANTLVSQAESIRTFRILAQPFTEEHGLLTPSLKLKRKAIENAYAQEVEALYRT; translated from the coding sequence TTGCGCGAGTTCAGCAATCCTCCGTTGGCGTTGGCACCCCCGGTGGGCGGTCTGGCCGACGTCGTCTTCGAGCACGCCCAGGACGACCCCCTGCACATCGCGCTCGGCCGCAAGGACGACGCCGGGCGCTGGCGGGACGTGACCAGCGCCGAGTTCCGCGACGAGGTGCTCGCCCTCGCCAAGGGCCTGCTCGCCGAGGGCATCCGGTTCGGCGACCGGGTCGCCATCATGTCCCGCACCCGCTACGAGTGGACGCTGTTCGACTTCGCGCTGTGGACGATCGGCGCCCAGGTGGTGCCCATCTACCCGACCTCCTCGGCCGAGCAGTGCTACTGGATGCTGTACGACGCGGAGGTGACGGCCGCGATCGTGGAGCACGAGGACCACTCGATGACCATCGCCACCGTCATCGACCGGCTGCCGAGGCTGCGCCGGCTGTGGCAGCTGGACGCGGGCGCGGTCCAGGAGCTGTACGACGCCGGCGCCCACCTCGACGACGAGGTGGTGCACCGGCACCGCAAGGCGGTCACTCCGGACACGGTGGCGACCGTCATCTACACCTCAGGGACGACCGGCCGGCCCAAGGGCTGTGTCATCTCGCACGGCAACTTCATGTACGAGGCGGACACCGTCATCGAGCGCTGGGAGCCGGTGTTCCACTCGAAGAAGGGCGACGAGGCGGCGACCCTGCTCTTCCTGCCGCTCGCGCACGTGTTCGGCCGGATGGTGGAGGTGGCCGCGATCCGCGGCAAGGTGCGCTTCGGCCACCAGCCGCAGCTCAACGCGGCCGCCCTGCTGCCCGACCTGGCCGCCTTCAAACCGACCTTCTTCCTGGCCGTGCCGTACATCTTCGAGAAGGTCTTCAACGCGGCCCGGCGCAAGGCCGAGCGGGAGGGCAAGGCGGGGCCCTTCGGGAAGGCCGTGGACATCGCCGTGCGGTACGCGGACGCGGTGGAGGCGAAGGCGTGGGGCGTCGGGCCCGGCCCGTCGACCGCGCTGCGCATGCAGCACCAGCTGTTCGACAAGCTCGTCTACTCCAAGGTGCGCGAGGCGATGGGTGGCCGGGTCCGGCACGCCATGTCCGGCGGCTCGGCGATGGACCGGCGGCTCGGCCTGTTCTTCGCGGGCGCGGGCGTGCAGATCTACGAGGGGTACGGCCTGACCGAGTCCACGGCGGCCGCGACGGCCAACCCGCCCGAGCGCACCCGCTACGGCACGGTCGGGCAGCCCATCCCCGGTGTCGCCGTGCACATCGCCGACGACGGCGAGATCTGGCTGCGCGGCGGCAACGTTTTCCAGGGCTACCTCAACAACCCCAAGGCCACCGACGAGACCCTGCACGACGGCTGGCTGGCCACCGGCGACCTGGGCTCCCTCGACGAGGACGGCTACCTCACCATCACCGGCCGCAAGAAGGAGATCCTGGTCACGTCGGGCGGCAAGAGCGTGGCTCCGGGGCTCCTGGAGGAACGCGTACGGGACCACCCGCTGGTCGCCCAGTGCATCCTGGTCGGCAACGACCGCCCGTACGTCGCCGCCCTGGTCACGCTCGACCAGGAGGCCGTCGAGCACTGGCTCCAGATGCGCAAGAAGCCCCGGCTCACCCCCGCCGAGCTGGTGCGCGACCCGGACCTGGAGACCGAGGTACGCAGGGCGGTGGTCGCCGCGAACACGCTCGTCTCCCAGGCCGAGTCGATCCGCACCTTCCGCATCCTGGCGCAGCCGTTCACCGAGGAGCACGGGCTGCTCACGCCGTCGCTGAAGCTGAAGCGGAAGGCGATCGAGAACGCCTACGCCCAGGAGGTCGAGGCGCTGTACCGGACGTAA
- a CDS encoding quinone oxidoreductase family protein, with the protein MRRVRYDSPGDPLLLEEAPVPEPAPGELLVRCEAVGVTLPVVRKVTEAAEPVPLGGEVAGEVVAAGAGVTRFRTGDRVTGLCFGHGYADFALLHEAMASPIPDDASAVDAVALVRGGLVALGALDAARPEPGEAALVTAAASGVGHPAVQLARRRGAARVVGAVSTPAKADFVRSLGADAVVGYGDDGWGEPVDYALDAVGGELLTPALAALAPGGGSWRRELWRLFTGGEPRPAVHGKFALEDAAKAHEAIESRSDLGKVVLLP; encoded by the coding sequence ATGCGCCGCGTCCGGTACGACTCCCCCGGCGACCCCCTCCTCCTGGAGGAGGCACCCGTACCGGAACCGGCCCCCGGCGAGCTCCTCGTGCGATGCGAGGCCGTCGGGGTCACCCTCCCCGTGGTCCGCAAGGTCACCGAGGCCGCCGAGCCGGTCCCGCTCGGCGGCGAGGTCGCCGGGGAGGTGGTGGCGGCCGGGGCGGGCGTCACCCGTTTCCGTACCGGCGATCGGGTGACCGGCCTCTGCTTCGGCCACGGTTACGCCGACTTCGCGCTCCTGCACGAGGCCATGGCCTCCCCGATACCCGACGACGCCTCGGCCGTCGACGCCGTCGCACTGGTCCGCGGCGGCCTGGTCGCCCTCGGCGCCCTCGACGCGGCCCGGCCCGAGCCGGGCGAGGCCGCCCTGGTGACGGCGGCGGCGAGCGGCGTCGGCCATCCGGCCGTCCAACTCGCGCGACGGCGCGGCGCGGCCCGGGTGGTGGGTGCGGTCTCCACCCCGGCCAAGGCCGACTTCGTCCGCTCCCTCGGGGCCGACGCGGTCGTCGGTTACGGCGACGACGGCTGGGGCGAGCCCGTCGACTACGCCCTCGACGCCGTCGGCGGCGAGTTGCTCACCCCTGCCCTGGCCGCGCTCGCACCGGGGGGAGGCTCGTGGCGCCGGGAGCTGTGGCGGCTGTTCACCGGCGGTGAGCCGAGGCCCGCCGTGCACGGGAAGTTCGCGCTGGAGGACGCGGCGAAGGCGCACGAGGCGATCGAGTCGCGGAGCGACCTCGGGAAGGTCGTACTGCTCCCCTGA
- a CDS encoding WD40 repeat domain-containing protein: MTGLEDWIAVLRAVDPAIDGPVLAFSADGALLAVSGSDGSVRVWETAAPGLPAAVLPVGDGPVLRLEFSGSGGRLSIATPHLAARPREMRPDRAADALCARAGGGLTEAEWRRYVPSVPYRDVCGP, translated from the coding sequence GTGACGGGCCTTGAGGACTGGATCGCCGTCCTGCGGGCGGTCGACCCGGCGATCGACGGGCCGGTCCTGGCGTTCTCGGCGGACGGCGCGCTGCTCGCCGTGAGCGGGTCCGACGGATCGGTACGGGTGTGGGAGACGGCGGCACCGGGGCTGCCGGCCGCTGTGCTGCCGGTCGGGGACGGGCCCGTGCTGCGGCTGGAGTTCAGCGGGAGCGGTGGCCGGTTGAGCATCGCCACACCCCATCTGGCCGCCCGGCCACGGGAGATGAGGCCCGACCGGGCCGCCGACGCCCTGTGCGCCCGGGCGGGCGGCGGGCTCACCGAGGCCGAGTGGCGGAGGTATGTGCCGTCCGTGCCGTACCGGGACGTCTGCGGACCTTGA
- a CDS encoding DUF4185 domain-containing protein, whose amino-acid sequence MPDDRRARQRAGTGVGLLLTLVLAAVLLSALPDGEGEGGGACTSRKVASWSAAHALTGEFARYGDDAGRTDDWTGGDGTHSLKLPDGRVLWLFSDTFLGPVHPPPNPSGESYAWRDATAPMVRNSAVVMSGGRLRTTLPAPLFPDPAAGQWRWPVAARVEPRAPGSSEQVVRVLLWTRAAGQSPWIYGVPLATEVATLSLPQLRVESVTKVFDQRSVPDPSRRVLFGTTLVAEDGWTYVFGGDDGQAVSRPASSAYVARVPDGGLADPAAWEYWNGSAWVTGTRPAAVLGDERRTGVGSAFSVVRDGDTYVLFTMAAGAAGLSTVTSYWACSPTGPWHGPTRGFSPPLPSGGVAAYNPQAHPDVGGDGRLVLSYDVNWLGETTGAAAAVSRNVTLYRPRFVTLRLKPAE is encoded by the coding sequence GTGCCCGACGATCGACGAGCACGACAGCGCGCGGGAACCGGGGTCGGACTGCTGCTGACCCTGGTTCTCGCAGCCGTGCTGCTCTCCGCACTCCCGGACGGCGAGGGGGAGGGCGGCGGCGCGTGCACGAGCCGTAAGGTCGCCTCCTGGTCGGCCGCTCACGCGCTCACCGGCGAGTTCGCCCGCTACGGCGACGACGCCGGCCGCACCGACGACTGGACCGGCGGCGACGGCACGCACTCGCTGAAGCTGCCGGACGGCCGGGTGCTGTGGCTGTTCTCCGACACCTTCCTCGGCCCCGTGCACCCCCCGCCCAACCCGTCCGGCGAGTCGTACGCCTGGCGCGATGCCACCGCCCCGATGGTGCGCAACTCGGCGGTGGTGATGTCCGGGGGCCGCCTGCGCACGACGCTCCCCGCACCCCTCTTCCCCGACCCGGCGGCCGGGCAGTGGCGCTGGCCCGTCGCGGCCCGGGTCGAGCCACGCGCGCCCGGCTCGTCGGAGCAGGTCGTGCGGGTGCTGCTGTGGACACGCGCGGCCGGCCAGTCGCCGTGGATCTACGGCGTCCCGCTCGCCACCGAGGTCGCCACGCTCTCCCTGCCGCAGCTGCGGGTCGAGTCCGTCACCAAGGTGTTCGACCAGCGGTCGGTGCCGGATCCGTCCCGGCGGGTGCTGTTCGGTACGACGCTGGTGGCCGAGGACGGCTGGACGTACGTCTTCGGCGGCGACGACGGGCAGGCCGTGTCCCGCCCGGCCTCGTCGGCGTATGTGGCGCGGGTGCCGGACGGCGGGCTCGCGGATCCGGCCGCCTGGGAGTACTGGAACGGCTCTGCGTGGGTCACCGGCACCCGTCCGGCCGCGGTGCTCGGCGACGAGCGGCGCACCGGGGTGGGCAGCGCGTTCTCGGTGGTGCGGGACGGGGACACGTACGTGCTGTTCACGATGGCGGCGGGTGCCGCCGGGCTGAGCACGGTGACGTCGTACTGGGCGTGCTCGCCCACCGGGCCCTGGCACGGGCCGACACGCGGCTTCAGCCCGCCGCTGCCGTCGGGCGGGGTCGCCGCGTACAACCCGCAGGCGCACCCGGACGTGGGCGGCGACGGGCGCCTGGTCCTCAGCTACGACGTCAACTGGCTGGGGGAGACGACGGGTGCGGCGGCGGCAGTCAGCCGGAACGTGACCCTGTACCGACCGCGGTTCGTGACCCTGAGGCTGAAGCCGGCCGAGTGA
- a CDS encoding LysR substrate-binding domain-containing protein — translation MYDPSHLRTFLAVAQTLSFTQAARRLGLRQSTVSQHVRRLEDVTGRQLFSRDTHSVELTEDGEAMLGFARRILAVHEQATAFFAGTRLRGRLRFGASEDFVLTRLPEILEGFRHDHPEVDLELTVELSGTLHEHLAAGKLDLVLAKRRPEDPRGELVWHDRLVWIGAERLRLDPDRPVPLIVYPPPGITRALALEALERQGREWRIACTSGSLNGLVAAARAGLGVMAHSRGFVPPGLIRVPDRFGLPELGKVDFVLVHGRRRTGAQGPADALAAAILAAGDRLHRR, via the coding sequence GTGTACGACCCCTCCCACCTGCGCACGTTCCTGGCCGTCGCCCAGACGCTGAGCTTCACGCAGGCCGCGCGGCGGCTCGGGCTGCGCCAGTCGACGGTCAGCCAGCACGTACGGCGGCTGGAGGACGTCACCGGACGCCAGCTGTTCAGCCGGGACACGCACTCCGTGGAGCTGACGGAGGACGGCGAAGCGATGCTGGGTTTCGCGCGCCGGATCCTGGCGGTGCACGAGCAGGCCACGGCGTTCTTCGCCGGCACCCGGCTGCGCGGCCGGCTCCGCTTCGGCGCCTCGGAGGACTTCGTGCTGACCCGGCTCCCGGAGATCCTGGAGGGCTTCCGCCACGACCACCCGGAGGTCGACCTGGAGCTCACGGTCGAGCTGTCCGGCACCCTGCACGAACACCTGGCCGCCGGAAAGCTGGACCTGGTCCTGGCGAAACGGCGCCCCGAGGACCCGCGCGGCGAACTGGTCTGGCACGACCGACTGGTGTGGATCGGCGCGGAACGCCTCCGCCTCGACCCCGACCGCCCGGTCCCGCTGATCGTCTATCCGCCACCGGGGATCACTCGCGCCCTCGCCCTGGAGGCCCTCGAACGCCAGGGCCGCGAGTGGCGCATCGCCTGCACCAGCGGCAGCCTCAACGGCCTCGTCGCCGCCGCCCGCGCGGGCCTCGGCGTGATGGCCCACTCCCGGGGCTTCGTCCCCCCGGGTCTGATCCGCGTCCCGGACCGCTTCGGCCTCCCCGAACTCGGCAAGGTCGACTTCGTCCTGGTCCACGGCCGCCGCCGCACCGGGGCCCAGGGCCCGGCGGACGCTTTGGCGGCGGCGATCCTGGCGGCGGGCGACCGGCTGCACCGGCGCTGA
- a CDS encoding sialidase family protein has translation MPSRLRARLRTTLTAGVVLTAAALPGPARAQPASAAPLFEEQILFKASQDPGYACFRIPTVVQTTKNTLLAFAEGRVLNCGDATDIDIVLKRSTDGGRTWGPLQVVNDGAGDTHGNPTPVVDRETGRVLLAETYNTGRADSEHCDVPCDRTPHLQYSDDDGVTWSTPRDLSPQILPSHWNSWYATGPVHGIQLTQGSNAGRLVFGVNTESWDGNRVTANHAALILSDDGGTTWRVGATDSWALAADGSFRQKPSEISMTERSDGTILVSGREQEGTDIGHRSQAVSRDGGESFAAPFEAIPDLYAPQVQGATLRLGDRILLSCPGDPDRRRTMMIRSSYDDGETWDSVDRGTVVSGDWSGYSDLVNISDSTVGLMYEGGVADARDEIRFARFNEEWLKPRRGADPTTPDRALLAPEANVLGGASTTAGVLNSAVTFDGVDDAVRLPYRDELLLGSEDFTASLWFRYTATSGEQPLLWMGGVGTSQPQVWLRAEPASNRVRGLITTREGVRTVNTAAVQTTGAHNDGQWHHLALRRGDGQLTLFLDGTPVSTEDVPGSVSRNSPFGVHIGQRMDSRAFFTGAIDEVRVWDSALSDEEIDQVRRTHTGPSFNNVLWLPMDQVTAAR, from the coding sequence ATGCCGTCAAGACTCCGCGCACGTCTGAGAACCACCCTCACCGCGGGCGTCGTCCTGACAGCCGCCGCCCTACCGGGCCCCGCCCGAGCCCAACCCGCCTCGGCCGCACCGCTGTTCGAGGAGCAGATCCTGTTCAAGGCCTCGCAGGACCCGGGCTACGCCTGCTTCCGGATTCCGACGGTCGTGCAGACCACCAAGAACACACTGCTCGCGTTCGCCGAGGGACGGGTCCTCAACTGCGGGGACGCCACCGACATCGACATCGTGCTGAAGCGCTCCACCGACGGCGGCCGCACCTGGGGCCCGTTGCAGGTCGTCAACGACGGCGCCGGTGACACCCACGGCAACCCGACCCCGGTCGTCGACCGGGAGACCGGCCGGGTCCTGCTGGCGGAGACGTACAACACGGGCCGTGCCGACAGCGAGCACTGCGACGTCCCCTGCGACCGCACCCCCCATCTGCAGTACAGCGACGACGACGGCGTCACCTGGTCCACCCCCCGTGACCTCAGCCCGCAGATCCTGCCCTCGCACTGGAACTCCTGGTACGCCACCGGCCCCGTGCACGGCATCCAGCTCACCCAGGGCAGCAACGCCGGCCGGCTGGTGTTCGGCGTCAACACCGAGAGCTGGGACGGCAACCGGGTCACCGCGAACCACGCCGCGCTCATCCTCAGCGACGACGGCGGCACCACGTGGCGGGTCGGCGCCACCGACTCCTGGGCGCTCGCGGCCGACGGCAGTTTCCGTCAGAAGCCCTCCGAGATCTCCATGACCGAGCGCTCCGACGGCACGATCCTGGTCAGCGGCCGCGAACAGGAGGGCACCGACATCGGCCACCGATCCCAGGCCGTCAGCCGCGACGGCGGCGAGAGCTTCGCGGCCCCCTTCGAGGCCATCCCCGACCTCTACGCCCCCCAGGTCCAGGGCGCCACGCTGCGCCTCGGCGACCGCATCCTGCTGTCCTGCCCCGGCGACCCCGACCGCCGCCGGACCATGATGATCCGCTCCTCCTACGACGACGGCGAGACCTGGGACAGCGTGGACCGCGGCACCGTCGTCAGCGGCGACTGGTCCGGCTACTCCGACCTGGTGAACATCTCCGACAGCACCGTCGGCCTGATGTACGAGGGCGGCGTGGCCGACGCCCGCGACGAGATCCGCTTCGCCCGCTTCAACGAGGAGTGGCTCAAGCCCCGCCGCGGCGCCGACCCGACCACGCCCGACCGTGCCCTGCTCGCCCCCGAGGCCAACGTCCTGGGCGGTGCCTCGACCACCGCCGGCGTGCTCAACAGCGCCGTCACCTTCGACGGCGTCGACGACGCCGTACGCCTGCCGTATCGCGACGAACTCCTGCTCGGCAGCGAGGACTTCACCGCCTCCCTGTGGTTCCGCTACACCGCCACCAGTGGTGAGCAGCCGCTGCTGTGGATGGGCGGGGTGGGCACCAGCCAGCCGCAGGTGTGGCTGCGCGCCGAGCCCGCGAGCAACCGCGTGCGCGGGCTGATCACCACCCGGGAGGGCGTCCGGACCGTCAACACGGCCGCCGTGCAGACGACCGGCGCCCACAACGACGGCCAGTGGCACCACCTCGCGCTGCGCCGCGGCGACGGACAGCTGACCCTCTTCCTCGACGGCACCCCGGTCAGCACCGAGGACGTGCCCGGCTCGGTGAGCCGCAACTCGCCGTTCGGGGTGCACATCGGCCAGCGCATGGACAGCCGGGCCTTCTTCACCGGCGCGATCGACGAGGTCCGCGTCTGGGACAGTGCCCTGTCCGACGAGGAGATCGACCAGGTCCGCCGCACCCACACCGGCCCCTCCTTCAACAACGTCCTGTGGCTCCCCATGGACCAGGTGACCGCCGCCCGCTAA